A genomic stretch from Achromobacter spanius includes:
- a CDS encoding IclR family transcriptional regulator, with product MSPPKPSTRTPTKASTKSPNKATTKASAPDPDEESAARPRERRQRVQAAETGMVVLKGLARLGGRASLTALAAHVDESPAKVHRYLMSLIAEGLVDQEVATQQYHLGLEALMVGVAAMRQADPLRISEPVLIRLRESLAVTCFIAVMGNKGPTIVRFEEPALPVTVNVRVGSVLSMLWSATGRAFLGALDEAPIQQMALAELAESPDDLRALLDRDDPIGGLRRQVRAAGCATVKDTNLRGISAVSAPLYDHTGRPCAVLTALGATGGFDVSANGKIVAAVKKEAAAASAALGYVGEGSQ from the coding sequence ATGAGCCCCCCCAAGCCGTCGACCCGGACGCCCACCAAGGCGTCCACGAAGTCGCCAAATAAAGCGACCACCAAAGCGTCCGCCCCGGATCCCGACGAGGAATCCGCCGCCCGCCCGCGCGAACGCCGCCAACGGGTGCAGGCCGCAGAAACCGGCATGGTGGTGCTGAAAGGGCTGGCCCGCTTGGGCGGCCGTGCCAGCCTGACCGCGCTGGCCGCGCACGTGGACGAAAGCCCCGCCAAGGTGCACCGCTACCTGATGAGCCTGATTGCCGAGGGGCTGGTGGACCAGGAAGTGGCTACCCAGCAGTACCACCTGGGCCTGGAAGCGCTGATGGTCGGCGTGGCCGCGATGCGCCAGGCCGACCCCTTGCGCATCAGCGAACCGGTGCTGATACGCCTGCGTGAGAGCTTGGCCGTCACGTGCTTTATCGCCGTCATGGGCAACAAGGGGCCGACCATTGTTCGCTTCGAGGAACCGGCGTTGCCCGTCACGGTGAACGTGCGCGTGGGCTCGGTGCTGTCGATGCTGTGGTCCGCCACCGGCCGCGCGTTTCTGGGGGCCTTGGACGAAGCGCCGATTCAGCAGATGGCGCTGGCCGAACTGGCCGAGTCGCCTGACGACCTGCGTGCCTTGCTGGATCGCGACGATCCCATCGGCGGGCTGCGGCGCCAGGTGCGCGCGGCAGGTTGCGCCACGGTGAAAGACACGAACCTGCGCGGCATCAGCGCGGTGTCGGCGCCCTTGTACGACCACACCGGCCGCCCCTGCGCGGTGCTGACGGCGCTGGGCGCGACGGGTGGTTTCGATGTGTCGGCGAACGGCAAGATCGTGGCGGCGGTGAAAAAAGAAGCCGCGGCGGCCAGCGCGGCGCTGGGGTATGTGGGAGAGGGCAGCCAGTAG
- a CDS encoding Bug family tripartite tricarboxylate transporter substrate binding protein has protein sequence MRTPNRPLKRTFLAGLLALPLLACANAFAQQAPANYPSKPVRWVVPYAAGGGSDFLARSIGQGLSGRLGQPVVIENKPGGNTAIAASETARSPADGYTMLSADNGTLVFNPALYKKLSYDPVKDLAPVTLMGRFPMILVVGPSMKVNTVQEFLAEAKSRKEGLDYGSAGAGSPHHLAMELLKVETGLTMTHVPYRGASPALADVAGGQIPAMMVDLAAGAGFINGGKVRALAVANPTRLPQLPDVPTFAEIGLKNVEASAQVGVVVPAGTPPAVIDALNKQVVATINDPATRKRLVDFGIEPVGNTPAEYAEMLKGERARWQKLITDLKITLD, from the coding sequence ATGCGCACCCCGAATCGCCCCCTGAAACGCACTTTCCTGGCCGGCCTGCTGGCCCTGCCCTTGCTGGCCTGTGCCAACGCTTTCGCCCAACAGGCGCCTGCCAACTATCCGTCCAAGCCCGTGCGCTGGGTGGTGCCGTATGCGGCAGGCGGCGGATCCGACTTTCTGGCGCGCAGCATCGGTCAGGGCTTGTCGGGTCGCCTGGGCCAACCAGTTGTGATCGAGAACAAGCCGGGCGGCAACACCGCCATCGCCGCGTCGGAAACCGCGCGCTCGCCGGCTGACGGCTACACCATGCTGTCGGCCGACAACGGCACACTGGTGTTCAACCCCGCGCTGTACAAGAAGCTGTCGTACGACCCCGTCAAGGACTTGGCGCCCGTCACGCTGATGGGCCGCTTTCCCATGATTCTGGTGGTGGGCCCGTCCATGAAGGTCAACACCGTGCAGGAATTCCTGGCCGAGGCCAAGTCACGCAAGGAAGGGCTGGACTACGGTTCCGCCGGCGCGGGCAGCCCGCACCATCTGGCCATGGAACTGCTGAAAGTGGAAACCGGCCTGACCATGACCCACGTGCCGTATCGCGGCGCATCGCCCGCGCTGGCGGACGTGGCGGGCGGCCAGATCCCCGCCATGATGGTCGACCTGGCCGCGGGCGCCGGCTTCATCAACGGCGGCAAGGTCCGCGCGCTGGCCGTCGCCAACCCGACCCGCCTGCCGCAACTGCCCGACGTGCCCACCTTCGCCGAGATCGGCCTGAAGAACGTGGAAGCGTCCGCGCAAGTGGGCGTGGTGGTGCCGGCCGGCACGCCGCCCGCCGTCATCGACGCGTTGAACAAGCAGGTGGTGGCCACCATCAATGACCCGGCCACGCGCAAGCGCCTGGTGGACTTCGGCATCGAGCCGGTCGGCAACACGCCCGCCGAGTACGCCGAGATGCTCAAGGGCGAACGCGCCCGCTGGCAGAAGCTGATCACTGATCTGAAGATCACGCTGGACTAA
- a CDS encoding cytochrome P450/oxidoreductase, translating into MSQSPSSSRPSGCPIDHAALAAMQSPTGCPVSPRAAEFDPFGDGYQQDPPEYVRWAREQEPVFYSPKLGYWVVTRYEDIKAIFRDNITFSPSIALEKITPTGPEANAVLESYGYAMNRTLVNEDEPAHMPRRRVLMDPFTPEELKHHEPMVRRLTREYVDRFVNDGRADLVDQMLWEVPLTVALHFLGVPEEDMELLRQYSIAHTVNTWGRPKPEEQVAVAHAVGNFWQLAGKILDKMRQDPSGPGWMQYGLRKQQTHPDVVTDSYLHSMMMAGIVAAHETTANASANAIKLLLQHPDAWREICEDPDLIPNAVEECLRHNGSVAAWRRLATRDVEIAGVPIPAGSKLLIVTSSANHDEGQFNDADLFDIRRENASDQLTFGYGSHQCMGKNLARMEMQIFLEELTRRLPHMKLSEQAFSYVPNTSFRGPEHLWVEWDPKQNPELASPALLNDQHPVRIGEPSSHAITRPVVVQSTVEAADGILRLRLVSPDGKPLPRWTPGSHIDVECGDTGLSRQYSLCGDPSETGVFEIAVLKETEGRGGSAWMHANATPGARLRIRGPRNHFRMNEAADKLILIAGGIGITPISAMARRAKELGLDYQLHYSGRARTCMAMLDELTALHGDRLHAHVKDEGTRADYAALLSQPDAGTQIYACGPQGLLDGLSACCAAWPEDALRVEHFHSTLGTLDPSKEQPFEVVLKDSGIVINVPADQTLLTALRGANIDVQSDCEEGLCGSCEVRVLEGNIDHRDVVLTRAERDANNKMMACCSRSCGGGKVVLEL; encoded by the coding sequence ATGAGCCAATCGCCCTCTTCCTCGCGCCCGTCGGGCTGTCCCATCGATCACGCGGCGCTTGCCGCGATGCAAAGCCCCACCGGCTGCCCCGTCAGCCCCCGCGCGGCCGAGTTCGACCCCTTTGGCGATGGCTACCAGCAAGACCCGCCTGAATACGTGCGCTGGGCGCGCGAGCAGGAACCCGTGTTCTACAGTCCCAAGCTGGGCTACTGGGTGGTCACGCGCTACGAAGACATCAAGGCGATTTTTCGCGACAACATCACCTTCAGCCCGTCCATCGCGCTGGAAAAAATCACCCCCACCGGCCCCGAGGCCAACGCCGTGCTGGAGTCGTACGGCTACGCCATGAACCGCACGCTGGTCAACGAAGACGAACCCGCCCACATGCCGCGCCGCCGCGTGCTGATGGACCCGTTCACGCCGGAAGAGTTGAAGCACCACGAGCCCATGGTGCGCCGCCTGACCCGCGAGTACGTCGACCGCTTCGTCAACGACGGCCGCGCCGATCTCGTCGACCAGATGCTGTGGGAAGTGCCGCTGACCGTCGCGCTGCATTTCCTGGGCGTACCCGAAGAAGACATGGAGCTGCTGCGCCAATATTCCATCGCGCACACCGTCAACACCTGGGGCCGCCCCAAGCCCGAAGAGCAAGTGGCCGTGGCGCATGCCGTGGGCAACTTCTGGCAGTTGGCCGGCAAGATCCTGGACAAGATGCGCCAGGACCCGTCCGGCCCCGGCTGGATGCAATACGGCCTGCGCAAGCAGCAGACGCATCCCGATGTCGTCACCGATTCCTACCTGCATTCCATGATGATGGCCGGCATCGTCGCCGCCCACGAAACCACCGCCAACGCATCGGCCAATGCCATCAAGCTGCTGCTGCAACACCCCGACGCCTGGCGCGAAATCTGCGAAGACCCCGACCTGATTCCCAACGCCGTCGAAGAATGCCTGCGCCATAACGGCTCGGTCGCCGCGTGGCGCCGCCTGGCGACGCGCGACGTCGAGATCGCCGGTGTACCGATCCCGGCAGGCTCCAAGCTGCTGATCGTCACGTCGTCCGCCAACCACGACGAAGGCCAATTCAACGACGCCGACCTCTTCGACATCCGCCGCGAAAACGCCAGCGACCAACTCACCTTCGGCTACGGCTCGCACCAATGCATGGGCAAGAACCTGGCCCGCATGGAAATGCAGATCTTCCTGGAAGAACTCACACGCCGCCTGCCGCATATGAAACTGTCGGAACAGGCGTTTTCCTACGTGCCCAATACCTCGTTTCGGGGGCCGGAGCATCTGTGGGTGGAGTGGGATCCGAAGCAGAACCCGGAACTTGCATCACCGGCATTGCTGAACGACCAGCACCCCGTGCGCATCGGCGAACCTTCGTCGCACGCCATCACCCGCCCCGTCGTCGTGCAAAGCACGGTCGAAGCCGCTGACGGCATCCTGCGCCTGCGTTTGGTGTCGCCCGATGGCAAGCCGCTGCCGCGCTGGACGCCGGGCTCGCATATTGATGTGGAATGCGGCGACACGGGCTTGTCGCGCCAATATTCCTTGTGCGGCGATCCTTCGGAGACCGGTGTATTTGAAATTGCCGTATTGAAGGAAACAGAAGGCCGAGGCGGTTCCGCATGGATGCACGCCAACGCGACACCCGGCGCGCGCCTGCGCATCCGTGGGCCGCGCAATCACTTCCGCATGAACGAAGCGGCCGACAAACTGATCTTGATTGCCGGCGGCATCGGCATTACCCCCATCAGCGCCATGGCGCGGCGTGCCAAGGAACTGGGCCTGGATTACCAACTGCATTACAGCGGCCGCGCGCGCACGTGCATGGCGATGCTGGACGAACTTACGGCGTTGCACGGCGACCGCCTGCATGCCCACGTCAAAGACGAAGGCACCCGCGCGGATTACGCGGCGCTGTTGTCCCAGCCGGATGCCGGCACGCAGATCTATGCGTGCGGTCCGCAAGGCTTGCTGGATGGCTTGTCCGCATGCTGCGCCGCGTGGCCCGAAGATGCGCTGCGCGTGGAACACTTCCATTCCACCTTGGGCACGCTGGACCCGTCCAAGGAACAGCCGTTTGAAGTCGTGCTGAAGGACTCGGGCATCGTCATCAACGTCCCGGCAGATCAGACCCTGTTGACCGCGCTGCGCGGTGCCAATATCGACGTGCAAAGCGACTGCGAGGAAGGCCTCTGCGGATCGTGCGAGGTGCGCGTGCTGGAAGGGAATATCGACCACCGCGACGTCGTGCTGACGCGCGCGGAACGTGACGCGAACAACAAGATGATGGCCTGCTGCTCGCGCTCGTGCGGCGGTGGGAAAGTGGTGTTGGAGTTGTGA
- a CDS encoding DUF2235 domain-containing protein — MMKNLAIFFDGTWNEPNDRTNAYELYKAAPETSTQETLYIEGVGTQGQGLWAAIDKFLGGAFGAGLSANIRHGYQWLCQRQEAGDHIFLFGFSRGAYSARSLAGMVRKCGLLKSPTDDNVAEAYALYRDDCHPSSIEALSFRTQFSRDTDLHFVGVWDTVGSLGIPVGGISFPGFSKFYNFHDTELSNHVHHAYHAIATNEYREPYFPTLWTRLVNSEPRPADRPVEQRWFIGAHSDIGGGYRDGSLQTLPAAWLQEKARQVGLEAGVAHRVSTDYDQCHPHDSYKEFTEKVLIHVKKRARMWDGAAVLNLTVDERVVRRVAGSAEYLKEFPDFKEAVVGLPVGRG; from the coding sequence ATGATGAAGAATCTGGCCATCTTCTTTGACGGCACGTGGAACGAACCCAACGACCGCACCAACGCCTACGAGCTTTACAAAGCCGCCCCGGAAACCAGCACGCAGGAAACCCTGTACATCGAAGGCGTCGGCACCCAAGGCCAAGGCCTGTGGGCCGCCATCGACAAATTCCTGGGCGGCGCATTCGGCGCCGGGCTATCCGCCAACATCCGCCACGGCTACCAATGGCTATGCCAACGCCAGGAAGCCGGGGACCACATCTTCCTGTTCGGCTTCAGCCGTGGCGCGTACTCGGCGCGCAGCCTGGCTGGCATGGTCCGCAAATGCGGGCTGCTTAAAAGCCCCACCGACGACAACGTCGCCGAAGCCTACGCGCTATATCGCGATGATTGCCATCCGTCTTCCATCGAAGCGCTTTCGTTTCGCACGCAATTTTCGCGCGATACCGACCTGCATTTTGTGGGGGTTTGGGACACGGTGGGCAGCTTGGGGATACCCGTCGGCGGCATTTCGTTTCCCGGGTTTTCCAAGTTCTATAACTTCCACGACACCGAACTCAGCAACCACGTCCACCATGCTTATCACGCGATCGCAACGAACGAATATCGCGAGCCGTATTTTCCGACCTTGTGGACGCGGCTGGTTAATTCCGAACCCCGCCCTGCGGACAGGCCAGTAGAGCAGCGCTGGTTTATCGGCGCGCATTCGGATATTGGGGGTGGGTATCGGGATGGAAGTTTGCAGACGCTGCCGGCTGCTTGGCTACAGGAGAAAGCGCGGCAGGTAGGCTTGGAGGCGGGCGTCGCGCACCGGGTGTCTACGGACTATGACCAGTGCCATCCGCATGACTCGTATAAGGAGTTCACGGAGAAAGTGCTGATTCATGTGAAGAAGCGCGCGCGGATGTGGGATGGCGCGGCGGTGCTGAATTTGACGGTGGATGAGCGGGTGGTGAGGCGGGTGGCAGGGAGTGCGGAATATTTGAAGGAGTTTCCGGATTTTAAGGAGGCGGTGGTGGGGTTGCCGGTGGGGCGGGGATAG
- a CDS encoding ABC transporter substrate-binding protein: protein MKTSRLAALLGATLLTGFAALAGAADKPKELNIGISTFLSGSASVFGVPARDAAEILIQDLNAAGGIDGVKIVPSYIDEGGGGEKLLSEYRRLAEGGTRVMLSAISSGNCNIVAPVAEDLKVLNVMWDCGTEKALEGKKYKYVVRTQANATTEMVAQVLYLMKVKPDFKTIAIVNQDYAWGRDSRDIFMAALKKFKPDVKVVAEMFPKFGAADFSTEISRLQALRPDVIVSTSWGGDLDNFVRQASQRNLFKNSTFVLSLAESSLERLGNALPEGVYVGARGDHYFLHPETKDDPQHQAFVKKFHDKTGAYPIYSVYHMAQALQGLKAGYEKAIKDNGGAWPTVEQVAAAMHDVNFKGYGREVKMHRADGQALEAQLFGVTKKSDKYPFKVLADITIVPAELVTPGVEDTSMGWIEKNLTPDVLKSDQIKVYSN, encoded by the coding sequence ATGAAAACCTCAAGACTCGCCGCCCTGTTAGGCGCCACTTTGCTGACCGGCTTCGCAGCCCTGGCCGGCGCCGCCGACAAGCCCAAGGAACTGAACATCGGCATCTCGACCTTCCTGTCGGGCTCGGCCTCGGTGTTTGGTGTGCCCGCTCGAGACGCGGCCGAAATCCTCATCCAGGATCTCAACGCCGCGGGCGGTATCGACGGCGTGAAGATCGTGCCCAGCTACATCGACGAAGGCGGCGGCGGTGAAAAGCTGCTGTCCGAATACCGCCGCCTGGCCGAAGGCGGCACCCGCGTCATGCTGTCCGCGATCTCCAGCGGCAACTGCAACATCGTGGCCCCCGTCGCCGAAGACCTGAAAGTGCTGAACGTGATGTGGGACTGCGGCACGGAAAAAGCCCTGGAAGGCAAGAAGTACAAGTACGTGGTGCGCACGCAAGCCAATGCCACCACCGAAATGGTCGCCCAAGTGCTGTACCTGATGAAGGTCAAGCCCGACTTCAAGACCATCGCCATCGTCAACCAGGACTACGCCTGGGGCCGCGATTCGCGTGACATCTTCATGGCCGCGCTGAAGAAGTTCAAGCCCGACGTGAAGGTCGTGGCCGAGATGTTCCCCAAGTTCGGCGCCGCCGACTTCTCCACCGAAATCAGCCGCCTGCAAGCCCTGCGCCCAGACGTCATCGTGTCCACCTCGTGGGGCGGCGACCTGGACAACTTCGTACGCCAGGCCTCGCAACGCAACCTGTTCAAGAACTCCACCTTCGTGCTGTCCCTGGCCGAAAGCTCGCTGGAACGCCTGGGCAACGCCTTGCCCGAAGGCGTCTACGTCGGCGCGCGCGGCGACCACTACTTCCTGCACCCGGAAACCAAGGACGACCCGCAGCACCAGGCTTTCGTGAAGAAATTCCACGACAAGACGGGCGCGTATCCCATCTATTCGGTCTACCACATGGCGCAGGCGCTGCAAGGCCTGAAAGCCGGCTACGAAAAAGCCATCAAAGACAACGGCGGCGCCTGGCCCACCGTGGAACAAGTGGCCGCCGCCATGCACGACGTGAACTTCAAAGGCTACGGCCGCGAAGTCAAAATGCACCGCGCCGACGGCCAAGCCCTGGAAGCGCAGTTGTTCGGCGTGACCAAGAAGAGCGACAAGTACCCGTTCAAGGTCCTGGCCGACATTACGATCGTGCCGGCGGAACTGGTCACCCCGGGCGTGGAAGACACGTCGATGGGCTGGATTGAAAAGAACCTGACCCCGGATGTCTTGAAAAGCGACCAGATCAAGGTGTATTCGAACTGA
- a CDS encoding IS3 family transposase (programmed frameshift) has translation MKKSRFTESQIVAVLKEGEAGMPVAELCRKHGISNATYYLWKSKFSGVQVSELQRLRELEAENAKLKRMFADLALENAAIKDVFESKILTPSARREVVGQLVQAKLSITRACQIAGLSRAAYYKKPMPASERDSQVIDALNAIVTRHGRWGFWKCFTRLRLDGRGWNKKRVHRVYCDMGLNLPRRCKKRLPDRPRQPLDLATEPNRCWALDFMHDALYCGRRFRTLNVIDEANRECLAIEVGVSIPSARLIRVLSRLIDCYGPPDAIRLDNGPEMISEAFTQWASAKGIAIRYIQPGKPNQNAFIERFNRTYRTEVLDAHLFANLEQVQAITDQWLVDYNQYRPHESLGGLPPVQFMPRLTLAPIVYQPMST, from the exons TTGAAGAAAAGCAGATTTACCGAGAGCCAGATCGTTGCTGTTCTGAAGGAAGGCGAAGCCGGCATGCCGGTCGCCGAGCTGTGCCGCAAACACGGCATCAGCAACGCCACGTATTACCTTTGGAAGAGCAAGTTCTCCGGCGTTCAAGTTTCCGAGTTGCAGAGGCTGCGCGAACTGGAAGCTGAAAACGCCAAGCTCAAACGCATGTTTGCCGACTTGGCGCTGGAGAATGCAGCGATCAAGGATGTCT TTGAATCGAAAATCCTGACGCCGTCGGCCAGGCGCGAAGTGGTGGGACAGCTGGTGCAAGCCAAGCTCTCAATCACGCGCGCTTGTCAGATTGCCGGCCTATCGCGGGCGGCGTACTACAAGAAGCCAATGCCGGCATCTGAGCGGGATTCCCAAGTCATTGATGCTCTCAATGCCATTGTGACTCGGCATGGGCGTTGGGGATTCTGGAAGTGTTTCACCCGGCTGCGCCTCGACGGTCGCGGCTGGAACAAAAAGCGCGTTCATCGGGTGTACTGCGACATGGGTCTGAATTTGCCTCGGCGCTGCAAAAAGCGGCTTCCCGACCGACCGCGACAGCCGCTGGATCTGGCCACAGAGCCTAATCGTTGTTGGGCGCTCGACTTCATGCATGACGCTCTCTACTGCGGCCGGCGGTTTCGCACTCTGAACGTGATCGACGAGGCGAACCGGGAGTGCTTGGCCATCGAGGTAGGCGTGTCCATCCCGTCTGCACGCCTCATTCGGGTATTGAGCCGTTTGATCGACTGCTATGGGCCGCCTGACGCAATACGCCTGGATAACGGTCCGGAGATGATCTCAGAGGCGTTCACCCAATGGGCTAGCGCAAAGGGCATCGCGATCCGCTATATCCAGCCGGGCAAGCCAAACCAGAACGCTTTCATTGAGCGCTTCAATCGAACTTATCGAACCGAGGTGCTCGACGCGCACCTGTTCGCCAACCTTGAGCAGGTCCAGGCGATTACCGATCAATGGCTGGTCGATTACAACCAGTACCGCCCGCATGAATCGCTGGGTGGCCTCCCGCCGGTGCAATTCATGCCCCGGCTAACCCTTGCTCCGATCGTCTATCAACCGATGTCTACTTGA
- a CDS encoding SMI1/KNR4 family protein, which yields MENKIDLTAWDLDAGASKLELDELSRNMAFVLPQDYLDFLATHNGGEGFVGDNYLVIWKAEELIAFNADYQVEEFAPGIFLFGSDGGGEGYGFDFRAENVPVVRIPFVGMDVEYADEISESFEKLWFVLKDEQ from the coding sequence ATGGAAAATAAAATTGATTTAACCGCCTGGGATTTAGATGCAGGGGCGTCGAAACTGGAGTTGGATGAACTGTCTCGGAACATGGCCTTTGTGTTGCCGCAGGATTATCTCGATTTTTTGGCTACACACAATGGGGGTGAGGGGTTTGTTGGTGATAACTACCTAGTTATCTGGAAGGCGGAGGAGCTGATTGCGTTTAATGCGGATTATCAGGTGGAAGAATTCGCTCCAGGGATATTTTTGTTCGGTTCTGATGGAGGGGGGGAAGGATACGGTTTTGATTTTCGAGCGGAGAATGTTCCCGTTGTTCGCATCCCTTTTGTTGGGATGGATGTTGAATACGCTGATGAAATATCGGAGTCTTTTGAAAAGTTGTGGTTCGTGCTCAAGGATGAACAGTAG
- a CDS encoding IS4 family transposase, giving the protein MHAVGVLQKLLQDSIPSLHLSRLKALISTVRSAMATRRLTLSGLARGLPTGQAIRHRIKRVDRLLGNRHLHSERPMFYQLLCRQFMAGITRPIILVDWSDLKADRSWLVLRAALWIRGAAVPIYESVHPLRDQNSPGVERTFLTKLKSLLPEGLRPIIVNDAGFRGPWFTYLNQLGWYWVGRIRGRTFLRSGDEPWRRCTADYATASSRPQDLGEQQMIRSCPVQTRLVLYRKPPQQRQALTQFKQRKRSSHSEVCARRESEPWLLCASPSLANTNAREIVEVYRKRMSIECTFRNLKSHQFGFAFEDSQSAGAARLQILLLIHALATFLLWLVGKLAESRKLRPAYESNNRKDRPTISLLTLGAMIYAERTLALTETSVLELLRTPLSTAELNEGRR; this is encoded by the coding sequence ATGCACGCAGTCGGAGTATTGCAGAAACTGCTCCAGGATTCGATCCCTAGCCTACATTTGAGCCGACTCAAGGCCTTGATAAGCACGGTGCGAAGTGCGATGGCAACGCGCCGGTTGACACTCAGCGGATTGGCGCGCGGACTGCCGACTGGACAAGCGATAAGGCATCGGATCAAGCGCGTGGACCGGCTACTGGGCAACCGTCATCTGCATAGCGAACGCCCCATGTTCTATCAACTGCTGTGCCGCCAGTTCATGGCGGGGATCACGCGTCCCATTATCTTGGTGGATTGGTCCGATTTGAAGGCGGATCGAAGTTGGCTGGTATTGCGTGCAGCACTATGGATACGCGGCGCTGCCGTGCCTATCTACGAGAGCGTTCATCCCTTGCGCGATCAGAACTCGCCGGGTGTTGAGAGGACATTTCTGACCAAGCTCAAGTCCTTGCTACCCGAAGGTCTACGGCCGATTATCGTGAACGATGCGGGGTTCCGGGGACCATGGTTTACCTATCTGAATCAACTGGGCTGGTACTGGGTGGGGCGCATCCGCGGGCGCACGTTTTTGCGTTCGGGCGACGAGCCGTGGCGGCGTTGCACGGCGGATTATGCAACCGCCAGTTCGCGTCCTCAGGACCTGGGCGAACAACAAATGATCCGCTCCTGTCCAGTGCAAACCCGGCTTGTCCTGTATCGAAAGCCGCCGCAACAGCGCCAAGCATTGACTCAGTTCAAGCAGCGCAAGCGCAGCAGCCACAGCGAGGTTTGCGCCAGGCGGGAAAGCGAACCTTGGCTGCTGTGTGCATCGCCGTCGCTGGCCAATACGAATGCGCGCGAAATTGTTGAGGTCTACCGAAAGCGCATGAGTATCGAATGCACCTTCCGAAACTTGAAATCCCATCAGTTCGGGTTTGCGTTCGAGGATAGTCAAAGCGCAGGTGCCGCGCGTCTGCAGATCTTGTTGTTGATCCACGCGTTAGCGACGTTCTTGCTGTGGCTAGTCGGCAAATTAGCTGAGAGCCGAAAACTGAGGCCAGCCTATGAATCCAACAACCGGAAAGACCGGCCGACCATCTCGCTGCTTACGCTTGGGGCCATGATCTATGCCGAACGGACTCTGGCATTGACCGAAACGTCAGTCCTTGAGCTCTTGCGAACACCATTGAGCACTGCAGAACTCAATGAAGGGCGGCGATAA
- a CDS encoding contact-dependent growth inhibition system immunity protein, with translation MKDKKFDALGQLLGCYFHQDWPEEFATEELALSAILKAEPKDYLLRAAMEIDAILAAEMNDDELKVFMVEVLGCYFDPTYSGERPAHWLTRVQVLLMSNSAQI, from the coding sequence ATGAAAGACAAAAAATTTGACGCCCTGGGCCAACTTCTAGGCTGCTATTTCCATCAGGATTGGCCCGAAGAATTTGCAACGGAGGAGCTTGCTTTGTCAGCCATTCTAAAAGCTGAACCAAAAGATTATCTTCTTCGCGCGGCGATGGAGATAGATGCGATTCTTGCGGCTGAAATGAATGATGACGAGTTAAAAGTTTTTATGGTGGAGGTTCTTGGATGCTACTTTGACCCTACCTATTCCGGGGAGCGCCCGGCGCATTGGTTAACAAGAGTGCAAGTTTTGCTAATGAGTAATTCTGCTCAAATTTAG